In Siniperca chuatsi isolate FFG_IHB_CAS linkage group LG20, ASM2008510v1, whole genome shotgun sequence, the following proteins share a genomic window:
- the LOC122867997 gene encoding sarcoplasmic reticulum histidine-rich calcium-binding protein — MAPVKGWVVGLLLVLLCPSQVPLSGVVSAQDVAEEDLHARNVEDVVAEEGEAEGDDGAAGEEEQVAEEEDEEESDDDSESDEQEEEEEEGEVEEEEETAEEEEDAEQEEEEEETAGEEEDEEEETAGEEQDEEETAGEEEDEEEETAGEEQDEEETAGEEEDEEEETAGEEEDEEEETADEEEDEEEETTDEKEEAEEEEAAEEDGEAAEEEEEEDDAEKEEAEEAAAEEDEEDEAAAENEDEEEASEEDDEETEGEELAEEEEADDAEEEEEEDYSEDEDATEAEEDDDEPEDDEDDTSEEEPATDMLQFRPGSLCCLCSICEHCSNNCDKCPCEEGDESDHCQHCQGCSSCYLCPILCDTICTPGGLVDELTGSLFQTVASLL; from the exons ATGGCACCTGTGAAAGGCTGGGTAGTGGGGCTCCTGCTGGTTCTCCTGTGCCCATCGCAGGTCCCGCTCTCTGGTGTGGTGAGTGCCCAGGACGTGGCTGAGGAAGACCTCCATGCCAGAAATGTTGAGGATGTTGTGGCTGAAGAGGGCGAAGCTGAGGGTGATGATGGCGCTGCTGGGGAAGAGGAACAGgtagcagaggaggaagatgaggaagaaTCAGATGATGATTCAGAGAGTGATGaacaggaggaagaagaggaagaaggggaggttgaggaggaagaagagactgctgaagaggaagaggatgctgagcaggaggaggaagaagaggagactgctggtgaggaggaagacgaggaagaggagactGCTGGTGAGGAGCAAGACGAGGAGGAGACTGCTggtgaggaggaagacgaggaagaggagactGCTGGTGAGGAGCAAGACGAGGAGGAGACTGCTggtgaggaggaagacgaggaggaggagactgctggtgaggaggaagacgaagaagaggagactgctgatgaggaggaagatgaagaagaggagacaactgatgagaaagaggaagcagaggaagaggaggcagcagaggaagatggagaggctgctgaggaggaggaagaggaggatgatgctgaaaaagaggaggctgaggaggcagcagcagaggaagacgaggaggatGAGGCCGCAGCTGAAaatgaggatgaagaggaggcaagtgaggaggatgatgaagaaactgaaggagaggagttagctgaggaagaggaggctgacgatgctgaggaggaggaagaagaggattACTCTGAGGACGAGGATGCAACTGAAGCAGAGGAAGATGATG ATGAGCCTGAAGATGACGAGGATGACACAAGTGAAGAGGAGCCAGCCACTGACATGCTGCAATTCCGCCCTGGCTCtttgtgttgtctttgctccatctgtgag CACTGCTCTAATAACTGTGACAAGTGCCCCTGTGAAGAGGGAGATGAATCAGATCACTGCCAGCACTGCCAG GGATGCTCATCCTGCTATCTTTGCCCCATACTGTGTGACACAATTTGCACACCAG GTGGCCTTGTTGATGAGCTAACTGGGTCTCTCTTTCA GACTGTTGCCTCTCTACTTTGA